From Stenotrophomonas maltophilia, a single genomic window includes:
- a CDS encoding MvdC/MvdD family ATP grasp protein, translating to MTVLINAGTHDTHAKAVVWGLRRKGTTVFHLASDRFCQTTAFSIRVGAAQSGATLAIDGETVALDQLSAVWHRRPFEALQNAGVQPEDEVFARGESQLMREGLYRSLELVPAVNPLDALVRAENKIHQLKHAAELGFQLPATLISGSPEDVRGFLAQHAECIYKPLRGHVWKSDSARRATYTAKVSEADLPADSLLRAAPGIYQARVEYAFEVRAQFFGRQCAAIRIEQPTDGSLDWRRSQGTIDTCEVVDVPLDLQQRCHRLMEALGLVAAGFDFLVTDDGRWIFLEINQAGQFLFVEQWCPGLPMLDMFCEFIRAPSLQWRYDMGHAHRRISYSEFIESTSVITS from the coding sequence ATGACTGTTCTCATCAATGCTGGAACGCACGATACACACGCCAAGGCCGTCGTTTGGGGCTTGCGGCGCAAAGGAACGACCGTGTTTCATCTGGCGAGCGACAGGTTCTGCCAGACAACGGCCTTCAGCATCCGCGTAGGGGCTGCGCAAAGTGGTGCCACGCTCGCGATCGACGGAGAAACCGTAGCCCTTGATCAGCTGTCGGCAGTGTGGCATCGCCGCCCGTTTGAGGCGCTGCAGAACGCTGGCGTTCAACCAGAGGATGAGGTGTTCGCCCGAGGCGAATCGCAACTGATGCGCGAGGGGTTGTATCGATCCCTGGAGCTTGTCCCGGCAGTGAATCCATTGGATGCCCTTGTCCGGGCCGAAAACAAGATCCATCAGCTGAAGCACGCGGCCGAGCTTGGCTTCCAGCTTCCGGCCACGTTGATAAGCGGCTCACCTGAGGATGTCCGAGGTTTCCTTGCCCAACACGCGGAGTGCATTTACAAGCCGCTACGCGGCCATGTCTGGAAGTCCGATTCTGCTCGACGCGCGACCTACACCGCCAAGGTCAGCGAAGCAGATCTCCCGGCGGATTCACTGCTGCGCGCCGCCCCAGGCATCTATCAGGCCCGCGTGGAATATGCTTTCGAAGTCAGGGCGCAGTTTTTCGGCCGCCAGTGCGCTGCGATCCGTATCGAGCAGCCGACAGATGGCAGTCTCGACTGGCGGCGCAGCCAGGGCACGATTGACACCTGCGAAGTGGTGGATGTCCCGCTCGACCTGCAGCAACGCTGCCATCGTCTGATGGAAGCGCTCGGCCTCGTGGCGGCGGGGTTCGATTTTCTCGTTACGGACGATGGGCGCTGGATCTTCCTTGAGATCAATCAGGCCGGACAGTTCCTTTTCGTCGAACAGTGGTGCCCTGGATTGCCGATGCTGGACATGTTCTGTGAGTTCATCCGTGCACCGTCGCTGCAGTGGCGATACGACATGGGACATGCGCATCGCCGGATCTCCTATTCGGAATTCATCGAGAGCACTTCAGTGATTACGTCCTGA
- a CDS encoding prolyl hydroxylase family protein codes for MQLEHSILKGHCPHLAIIDVAARLAGCSVQSSDVALLGAPRRYTETFSLQRAAGILGDLGIVSVAVRTDLGGLAQLRFPALAQVRSGTRQEFVVVSRIDDHAIVYYSGRLGWQLDGLSSFSKRWTGVALTLEAAVRGPCRVGRDAALLSDLEIQLIQDFMTVDECEELMASASPAFRKSMVSADGSLQSEVMSSGRTSESAACSGDLCARITDRAAELLGCASTLFEPIQCVRYEMGQKFAPHYDVPLDAGLPDQSTRAWTLLAYLNDGFEGGETLFPAFDLSVRPLRGALLMFRNRGRQQRSVNPGALHAGQPVTRGSKYACNIWCSDAN; via the coding sequence ATGCAGCTGGAGCATTCCATCCTGAAGGGCCATTGCCCGCACCTGGCAATCATCGACGTTGCCGCTCGGCTCGCGGGGTGCTCAGTGCAGTCTTCTGACGTCGCGCTGCTGGGCGCACCCCGCAGGTACACGGAAACTTTCTCCCTGCAGCGAGCTGCAGGCATCCTTGGTGATCTGGGCATCGTCAGTGTCGCGGTTCGCACCGACCTCGGCGGATTGGCACAACTGCGATTTCCCGCCCTGGCCCAAGTGCGGTCCGGTACACGCCAGGAGTTCGTCGTAGTGAGCCGCATCGACGATCATGCGATCGTCTACTACAGCGGCCGCCTGGGATGGCAGTTGGACGGCCTGAGTTCGTTTTCCAAGCGCTGGACAGGCGTAGCTCTCACCCTTGAGGCTGCTGTCCGTGGGCCTTGCCGCGTAGGTAGGGACGCAGCGCTGCTTTCAGATCTTGAGATTCAACTCATCCAGGATTTCATGACGGTGGACGAATGCGAGGAACTCATGGCCAGCGCGTCACCTGCGTTCCGCAAGAGCATGGTCAGTGCGGATGGCAGCTTGCAGAGTGAGGTCATGTCCAGCGGCCGCACAAGTGAATCGGCGGCCTGCTCGGGGGACCTGTGTGCCCGCATCACCGATCGCGCGGCGGAGCTGCTTGGCTGTGCGAGCACGTTGTTCGAGCCGATCCAGTGCGTCAGGTATGAGATGGGACAGAAGTTCGCCCCACACTATGATGTTCCCCTGGATGCAGGACTGCCAGATCAGTCCACGCGCGCATGGACACTTCTTGCGTACCTCAACGATGGGTTCGAAGGCGGGGAAACCCTCTTTCCTGCCTTCGACCTGAGTGTGCGCCCTCTTCGTGGCGCCCTGCTCATGTTCCGTAACCGTGGCCGACAACAGCGAAGCGTCAATCCGGGTGCGCTGCATGCGGGCCAACCGGTGACCCGCGGGAGCAAGTATGCCTGCAATATCTGGTGTTCAGATGCCAATTAG
- a CDS encoding peptidase domain-containing ABC transporter, with the protein MKVILQSESAECGLAALAMVADHHGQHGGLAVLRQRFNLSLKGLRLDRLVQISQQIGFSARAIRVELEELGKLTTPCILHWDMNHFVVLKTVRASGIVICDPAVGERKLSYREASEHFTGVVLELTPTAELKPVKRAPAISLQQLTGAVRGMWRSLAQVLILSLALQVFVVLAPFLLQWVVDQALVSADRDMLTVLGIGFGIALLLQVAINLLRGWSVVYLSTHFGLQWTNNIFAHLMRLPLAFFEKRHLGDITSRLGSIREIRTVITTSFVEGIIDGLMAIMTFALMLIYSWELAMVTLCAVAVYAGARSLSYREFRNRTEQQLMVGARQQTHLLESLRGIQSLKVAGQEPQRRAAHENLMVDTVNEELRLAQMGLGFTSINQLVFGIERIAVIWIGALLAMSNVFTVGMLIAYLAYREQFSQRVGNLVDKWVEFRMLRLHGERLSDIVLSEPEDCGEGIAPALPGEMGVEVENLSFRYGNGEPWIFRNCSFVVKPGESLALIGGSGCGKTTLMKLMLGLLEPTEGSIRIGGQTLRGAGARRLREAIGAVMQDDQLFAGSIAENISFFQGAAEQERVEHAARLAAIHDDVMGMPMGYHSLIGDMGSTLSGGQKQRLILARALYREPSVLFLDEATSHLDVANERLVNDAVDRLRLTRIIVAHRPETIERADRVMVVENADVVLATRVRASNLRLKAAQSSGQVPESH; encoded by the coding sequence ATGAAGGTCATCCTGCAGTCTGAAAGCGCCGAATGCGGGTTGGCCGCATTGGCGATGGTGGCTGACCACCATGGCCAGCACGGTGGGCTGGCCGTGCTGCGCCAGCGGTTTAATCTTTCGCTGAAAGGGCTGCGTCTGGATCGGCTGGTTCAGATCTCCCAGCAGATTGGCTTTTCGGCGCGCGCGATTCGAGTCGAACTCGAAGAACTGGGGAAGCTGACGACTCCGTGCATACTGCACTGGGACATGAACCATTTCGTGGTTCTGAAAACGGTGCGTGCATCAGGGATCGTCATTTGTGATCCCGCCGTCGGTGAGCGGAAACTCAGCTACCGCGAGGCATCGGAGCACTTTACCGGAGTTGTGCTGGAGCTGACACCGACGGCCGAGCTCAAGCCCGTGAAGCGCGCACCGGCGATCAGCCTGCAGCAATTGACTGGCGCGGTGCGCGGCATGTGGCGCTCGTTGGCCCAGGTTCTGATTCTGTCGCTGGCGTTGCAGGTTTTCGTCGTGCTGGCGCCATTCCTGCTGCAATGGGTGGTGGATCAGGCACTTGTCTCGGCGGATCGTGACATGCTCACCGTCCTCGGGATTGGATTTGGCATCGCCCTGCTTCTGCAGGTTGCAATCAACCTGCTGCGTGGCTGGTCTGTGGTCTATCTTTCCACGCATTTCGGATTGCAGTGGACGAACAATATTTTCGCCCACCTGATGCGTCTGCCGTTGGCATTCTTCGAGAAACGTCACCTTGGTGACATCACCTCACGCCTTGGCTCCATCCGTGAGATCAGGACGGTCATCACCACCAGTTTCGTGGAGGGCATCATTGACGGTCTCATGGCGATCATGACCTTCGCGCTGATGCTCATCTACTCATGGGAACTGGCGATGGTGACGCTGTGTGCCGTGGCCGTCTATGCGGGTGCCCGATCTCTGTCCTACCGTGAGTTCCGTAATCGGACCGAGCAGCAGCTGATGGTCGGTGCCCGGCAGCAGACGCATCTGCTCGAGTCACTCCGCGGTATACAGAGCCTGAAGGTAGCGGGTCAGGAGCCGCAGCGGCGTGCTGCCCACGAGAATCTGATGGTTGACACCGTCAACGAAGAGTTGAGGCTGGCCCAGATGGGCCTGGGCTTTACGAGCATCAACCAGCTGGTGTTCGGCATTGAGCGGATCGCCGTGATCTGGATCGGTGCGTTGCTTGCGATGTCAAATGTGTTCACCGTCGGCATGCTGATCGCTTACCTCGCATACCGGGAGCAGTTTTCGCAGCGTGTCGGCAATCTCGTCGACAAGTGGGTTGAGTTCCGGATGCTGCGCCTGCATGGTGAACGTCTGTCGGACATCGTACTGTCCGAGCCCGAGGATTGCGGAGAGGGAATCGCCCCGGCCTTGCCCGGTGAGATGGGCGTGGAGGTTGAGAATCTTTCCTTCCGCTATGGCAACGGTGAGCCCTGGATATTCCGCAACTGCAGTTTTGTTGTGAAGCCAGGGGAATCGTTGGCGCTCATCGGTGGATCAGGATGCGGCAAGACAACGCTCATGAAGCTCATGCTCGGTCTTCTTGAGCCTACGGAGGGAAGTATCCGCATTGGTGGACAGACGCTGCGCGGCGCTGGCGCTCGGCGCCTGCGTGAAGCCATCGGCGCGGTAATGCAGGATGACCAGCTTTTCGCCGGCAGCATTGCAGAGAACATATCCTTCTTTCAGGGAGCTGCCGAACAGGAGCGTGTGGAGCACGCGGCGCGGCTGGCGGCGATCCATGACGATGTAATGGGCATGCCCATGGGCTATCACAGCCTGATAGGCGACATGGGAAGCACATTGTCCGGCGGGCAGAAGCAGCGGCTTATTCTTGCCAGGGCGCTTTACCGTGAGCCCAGCGTTCTGTTTCTGGACGAAGCGACAAGCCATCTTGATGTCGCCAATGAGCGTCTGGTAAATGATGCTGTCGATAGACTTCGTCTGACGCGGATCATTGTCGCCCATCGCCCCGAGACAATAGAGCGGGCAGATCGGGTGATGGTGGTTGAAAACGCCGACGTCGTGCTGGCGACCCGAGTGCGAGCGAGCAATCTCAGGCTGAAGGCTGCGCAATCATCCGGACAGGTACCGGAGAGCCACTGA
- a CDS encoding BlaI/MecI/CopY family transcriptional regulator, producing MRGKTIGDQELALLQYIDEHAPASVGEVASGYGEARGLARSTVLTMMERLRAKGYLQRRQQDGIYRYQATRGPQSVLQGAVAQFVDNTLQGSVSPFVAYLSQRQQVSDNELAELEALVAQLQSRRHEG from the coding sequence ATGCGTGGCAAGACGATCGGGGACCAGGAACTGGCCCTGCTGCAGTACATCGATGAACATGCGCCGGCCAGCGTCGGCGAGGTCGCCAGCGGCTACGGCGAAGCCCGTGGCCTGGCCCGCTCCACTGTGCTGACGATGATGGAGCGGCTGCGCGCGAAGGGGTATCTTCAGCGCCGGCAGCAGGACGGCATCTACCGCTACCAGGCCACCCGTGGCCCGCAGAGCGTGCTGCAGGGTGCCGTGGCCCAATTCGTCGACAACACCCTGCAGGGGTCGGTGTCGCCGTTCGTGGCCTACCTGTCGCAGCGCCAGCAGGTCAGCGACAACGAACTGGCCGAGCTGGAAGCGCTGGTTGCCCAACTCCAATCGCGTCGCCACGAGGGCTGA
- a CDS encoding M56 family metallopeptidase gives MDTTMLIPLLERLGWTSLQTVLLVALVYGVCRALPSLSAATRCRLWWLVSLQAVLGLFWSQPLQLAWLPAPQAVAMTATDVAADMIYPLAPEASAQLLAAMPMPAADVPAVAWWAVALAALWVSGVLLMAWRTFGEWRQCRALLAAAYPCQDEALVQALQLASEAHGVRPAPRLWMSTQVDSPQLVGPFRPVLLLPAGDNALQGDALDLALTHELQHLQRRDLQWGLLPALAQHLFFFHPLLRLSVREYAQAREEAVDAAVVGQHGASRQAYGRLLLQLGVAPQPHLGVASAAPSTTSLKRRLMSLQPRRACPRILAMALTAVVLVVGVAPMRLVAAPVPPAPPAPPAAPKAVVPPPPKAPKAPPAPPSSARVPAVPVAPAPPAEPAGVEALSGPDDADVAVDVDADVDVDTGMHSQHTTSRTTSITTYGRLDLGKSPPQAFVLVDGDSTFANGGMDDVTVARRQLGKGPALWFRQGDKRYVVRDPMMIQTLQRAYSGAADLGRQQSELGRQQSALGRQQSELGKQMGEMGRLQGEEARRMALAAAEAARSAMAAHDINREAAAEAAKAARGATNDAAVAREAAREAAAEARRAMQEVDNETARASHTRGMQRLASQQSELASRQAALGSQQAALGERQARVHEQASRQAQQVIARALASGKAERL, from the coding sequence ATGGACACCACGATGCTGATCCCGTTGTTGGAACGGCTGGGCTGGACCAGCCTGCAGACCGTGCTGCTGGTGGCCCTGGTGTACGGCGTGTGCCGCGCGCTGCCGTCGCTGTCGGCGGCGACCCGCTGCCGCCTGTGGTGGCTGGTGTCGCTGCAGGCCGTGCTCGGCCTGTTCTGGAGCCAGCCGCTGCAGCTGGCCTGGTTGCCGGCACCGCAGGCAGTGGCGATGACCGCCACCGATGTGGCTGCCGACATGATCTACCCGCTGGCCCCGGAAGCCTCTGCACAGCTGCTGGCCGCGATGCCGATGCCTGCCGCGGACGTGCCGGCGGTGGCGTGGTGGGCCGTTGCGCTGGCCGCGCTGTGGGTGTCCGGCGTGCTGCTGATGGCATGGCGCACCTTCGGTGAGTGGCGCCAGTGCCGCGCGCTGCTCGCGGCGGCCTATCCCTGCCAGGACGAGGCGCTGGTACAGGCCCTGCAGTTGGCCTCCGAAGCGCACGGCGTGCGCCCTGCACCACGGCTGTGGATGAGCACGCAGGTGGACTCGCCGCAGCTGGTCGGGCCGTTCCGTCCGGTACTGCTGCTGCCGGCCGGCGACAACGCCCTGCAGGGCGATGCGCTGGACCTGGCGCTGACCCACGAGCTGCAGCATCTGCAGCGGCGTGACCTGCAGTGGGGCCTGCTGCCGGCGCTGGCCCAGCATCTGTTCTTCTTCCACCCGCTGCTGCGCCTGTCGGTGCGCGAATACGCCCAGGCCCGCGAGGAAGCGGTGGATGCGGCAGTGGTCGGCCAGCACGGCGCCAGCCGCCAGGCCTATGGTCGCCTGCTGCTGCAGTTGGGCGTGGCACCGCAGCCGCACCTGGGCGTGGCCAGTGCCGCGCCGAGCACCACCAGTCTCAAGCGCCGCCTGATGTCGCTGCAGCCGCGCCGGGCCTGTCCGCGCATCCTGGCGATGGCGTTGACCGCTGTGGTGCTGGTGGTGGGTGTGGCGCCGATGCGCCTGGTTGCCGCGCCGGTGCCGCCGGCACCGCCCGCGCCGCCTGCGGCACCGAAGGCCGTGGTGCCGCCGCCGCCGAAGGCTCCGAAAGCACCGCCCGCACCGCCTTCGTCCGCGCGCGTTCCGGCCGTGCCGGTGGCGCCCGCGCCGCCTGCCGAGCCGGCTGGGGTTGAGGCCTTGTCAGGTCCGGATGATGCAGATGTGGCGGTCGACGTGGATGCGGATGTCGATGTCGATACCGGCATGCACAGTCAACATACGACCTCCCGCACGACCTCCATCACCACCTACGGCCGCCTGGACCTGGGCAAATCGCCGCCGCAGGCCTTCGTGCTGGTCGATGGCGATTCGACCTTCGCCAACGGCGGCATGGACGACGTGACGGTCGCCCGCAGGCAGCTCGGCAAAGGCCCGGCGCTGTGGTTCCGCCAGGGCGACAAGCGCTACGTGGTGCGTGATCCGATGATGATCCAGACCCTGCAGCGTGCCTACAGCGGCGCGGCGGATCTGGGCCGCCAGCAGAGCGAACTGGGCCGCCAGCAGAGTGCGCTGGGTCGCCAGCAGAGCGAACTCGGCAAGCAGATGGGCGAGATGGGCCGCCTGCAGGGTGAGGAGGCACGCCGCATGGCGCTGGCCGCCGCCGAGGCTGCGCGCAGCGCGATGGCAGCGCATGACATCAACCGCGAAGCGGCGGCAGAAGCGGCGAAGGCGGCGCGGGGCGCGACCAACGATGCGGCCGTTGCACGTGAGGCTGCACGTGAGGCCGCCGCAGAGGCACGTCGTGCGATGCAGGAAGTGGACAACGAAACCGCGCGGGCCAGCCACACCCGCGGCATGCAGCGCCTGGCCAGCCAGCAGTCTGAACTGGCCAGCCGCCAGGCGGCGCTGGGCAGCCAGCAGGCCGCGTTGGGTGAACGCCAGGCACGCGTGCATGAGCAGGCGTCGCGGCAGGCGCAGCAGGTGATCGCGCGTGCACTGGCGAGCGGCAAGGCCGAGCGGCTCTGA
- a CDS encoding I78 family peptidase inhibitor has translation MRLSPLALLAILPLAACSHAGSSTTHDAAPTPVADAAHECRPEALEAFTGKTADEATLKKLVADSGARNARVVKPGMAVTMDFRQDRVTVQVDGQNRIERASCG, from the coding sequence ATGCGCCTCAGCCCCCTTGCCCTGCTTGCCATCCTGCCGCTGGCCGCCTGCAGCCACGCCGGCAGCAGCACCACCCACGACGCCGCGCCAACGCCAGTGGCCGACGCCGCGCACGAATGCAGGCCGGAGGCGCTCGAGGCCTTCACCGGCAAGACCGCCGACGAGGCCACCCTCAAGAAGCTGGTGGCCGACAGCGGCGCGCGCAACGCGCGGGTGGTCAAGCCGGGCATGGCGGTGACCATGGACTTCCGCCAGGACCGCGTGACCGTGCAGGTGGACGGTCAGAACCGGATCGAGCGCGCCAGCTGCGGTTGA
- a CDS encoding ribonuclease H-like domain-containing protein, translating into MSLSLDKLRLLRKQAGDPKASTPAVPGPPPTVPAPVAANDARQPPAERSVFAWVEQEIRHKPTGAAAPVAHPAPLRRPEVGSLHRLLGLRTRGSSAPVRASAQDRQLPGEEIAPGLFLIESLQAQPIPAQPLSLDFARREGEHVSPRDLLFFDTETTGLAGGTGTRAFMIGAADWHACPQRGEGLRIRQLLMATMAAEDAMLATFASWLQPSTVLCSYNGRSYDAPLLKARYRLARQRCPISALDHVDLLYPTRRRYRGTWENCKLSTIERQLLRVVREDDLPGSEAPGAWLRFLRGGDAVNLRRVADHNHQDVVTLALLLQRLVHEEQRERETLALVGQ; encoded by the coding sequence GTGAGCCTGAGCCTGGACAAGCTGCGCCTGCTGCGGAAGCAGGCCGGCGACCCGAAGGCGAGCACGCCGGCCGTGCCCGGGCCGCCACCGACGGTGCCGGCCCCAGTGGCCGCCAACGATGCACGGCAGCCACCGGCCGAGCGCTCGGTATTTGCCTGGGTCGAGCAGGAGATCCGCCACAAGCCGACCGGCGCGGCGGCGCCGGTTGCGCACCCCGCACCGCTGCGTCGGCCCGAGGTGGGCAGCCTGCATCGCCTGCTCGGCCTGCGCACACGCGGCAGTTCCGCACCGGTGCGAGCCAGTGCGCAGGATCGCCAGCTGCCCGGAGAGGAAATCGCGCCGGGCCTGTTCCTGATCGAGTCGCTGCAGGCGCAGCCGATTCCGGCACAGCCGCTGTCGCTGGATTTCGCCCGCCGCGAAGGCGAACACGTATCCCCGCGCGACCTGCTGTTCTTCGATACCGAAACCACCGGCCTGGCCGGCGGCACCGGCACCCGCGCCTTCATGATCGGGGCCGCCGACTGGCATGCGTGCCCGCAACGCGGCGAAGGCCTGCGCATCCGCCAGCTGCTGATGGCGACGATGGCCGCCGAGGACGCGATGCTGGCCACCTTCGCCAGCTGGCTGCAGCCGTCCACCGTGTTGTGCAGCTACAACGGCCGCAGCTACGACGCGCCGTTGCTGAAGGCGCGCTACCGGTTGGCACGCCAGCGTTGCCCGATCAGCGCGCTGGACCATGTCGATCTGCTCTATCCCACTCGCCGCCGCTATCGTGGGACGTGGGAGAACTGCAAGCTGTCCACCATCGAACGCCAGCTGCTGCGCGTGGTGCGCGAAGACGACCTGCCCGGCTCGGAAGCCCCGGGCGCATGGCTGCGTTTCCTGCGTGGTGGCGATGCAGTCAACCTGCGCCGGGTGGCCGACCACAACCACCAGGACGTGGTGACCCTGGCCCTGCTGCTGCAGCGGCTGGTGCACGAAGAACAGCGCGAGCGCGAGACGTTGGCATTGGTCGGGCAGTAG